A window of Castanea sativa cultivar Marrone di Chiusa Pesio chromosome 1, ASM4071231v1 contains these coding sequences:
- the LOC142640683 gene encoding uncharacterized protein LOC142640683 has translation MTRMFDSQFGKNIEVYIDDMVVKSKVVSEQVGDLGSIFEILRGHRLRLNASKCSFGVGLGKVLGYMVTHHGIDVNPDQIKVYVDGTANQKGSGVRLVMTSLEKITIEKFLRLVFLATNNEAEYEAFLVGMDMVPKVNDELEVKDLMMQGYLSQVKHLQSGFKSFALQQIPRSRNTNVDSLATLATSLVQSLPRVILVEDLCKPIDSKREKAQIHQVRVGPSWMDSTVLFLKDNILPEEKVEADNVRRKAPQFWLSENHKLYKRSFYGSYLLCIHPNAMEPLLEELHVGICGSHTGGRSTRETPFSITYGVKVVIPLETGFPTLKTILFTPDSNDNLLGKSLDLVEEQRENVMVQLAYYQQKLKKGYDFGVKLRPLAPMDLVLRKVVGIAKNLEWEQLGPNWEGSYHITSVAGICAYFIKDLSENIVPCP, from the exons atgactaggatgttcgaTTCACAATTTGGCAAAAATATTGAggtttatatagatgatatggtggtaaaaagTAAGGTAGTATCTGAGCAAGTGGGTGACCTTGGGAGCATCTTTGAAATACTCAGGGGGCATAGACTGCGCCTCAATGCTTCCAAGTGTTCGTTTGGCGTTGGCTTGGGTAAAGTTTTAGGCTACATGGTCACTCATCATGGAATTGACGTCAACCCTGATCAGATCAAG GTATATGTTGATGGTACAGCCAATCAAAAGGGATCGGGAGTGAGGCTAGTTATGACATCTCTTGAGAAGATCACTATTGAGAAATTCTTGAGGTTGGTCTTTTTGGCCacaaacaatgaggccgagtatgaggcTTTCTTGGTTGGAATGGATATGGTTCCAAAA GTAAATGATGAATTGGAAGTCAAGGACCTGATGATGCAAGGGTATTTGAGTCAAGTTAAGCACTTGCAGTCAGGGTTCAAGTCCTTCGCCTTACAGCAGATCCCTAGGAGCAGAAACACGAATGTAGACTCTCTTGCCACTCTCGCAACCTCCTTGGTGCAGAGCTTACCTCGGGTTATCTTGGTTGAGGATTTATGTAAACCCATTGATTCAAAGAGGGAAAAGGCTCAGATTCATCAGGTTAGGGtggggcctagttggatggattctaCTGTGTTGTTCCTTAAAGACAACATCTTGCCCGAGGAAAAGGTGGAGGCCGACAATGTGCGGAGAAAAGCTCCTCAGTTTTGGTTGTCCGAGAATCATAAGTTGTACAAGCGCTCTTTTTATGGATCATATTTGCTTTGCATCCACCCCAACGCAATGGAACCACTCCTAGAAGAGCTACATGtggggatttgtgggagccatacgGGAGGCAG GTCCACAAGAGAGACACCCTTTTCAATTACTTATGGGGTCAAGGTTGTGATTCCCCTTGAGACTGGGTTCCCAACGCTGAAGACAATCTTATTCACTCCAGACAGCAATGACAACTTACTAGGAAAGAGCCTGGATTTAGTTGAAGAACAGAGAGAAAATGTCATGGTTCAATTGGCATACTATCAGCAAAAGCTCAAAAAGGGGTATGACTTCGGTGTGAAGTTGAGGCCATTAGCCCCTATGGACCTAGTGCTGAGGAAGGTGGTGGGTATTGCAAAAAACCTGGAATGGGAACAGTTagggcccaattgggaagggtCATACCATATCACCTCGGTAGCTGGTATATGTGCATACTTCATAAAAGATTTAAGCGAAAATATTGTACCATGCCCCtga